The Mesorhizobium sp. NBSH29 genome has a segment encoding these proteins:
- a CDS encoding Csu type fimbrial protein, translated as MKNIALTISVAFFVAAPSSAALAETASGVVRVKSTVLSACAYEAGGDDVLIDFGIYNGQVGEATVPAGSGIRFTCTEGTPYQVGLDLGSFPQLPFRTMQTPGDPSPSRQILYRIYRPGTFFDWGDDQGNDTVDGVGTGQPIELLPRGFIDRKQVVEPGDYSDTVVMSLYF; from the coding sequence ATGAAAAACATTGCTCTTACAATTTCGGTCGCATTTTTTGTTGCGGCGCCCAGTTCGGCAGCTTTGGCGGAAACTGCGTCCGGGGTCGTCAGGGTCAAATCAACGGTGTTGAGCGCCTGTGCGTATGAGGCTGGCGGTGATGATGTCTTGATTGATTTCGGTATCTACAACGGCCAGGTGGGCGAGGCGACGGTGCCTGCCGGGTCGGGAATCAGGTTTACGTGCACCGAGGGGACGCCATATCAGGTCGGTTTGGACCTTGGTTCGTTTCCGCAGCTTCCCTTTCGGACCATGCAAACGCCGGGAGATCCTAGTCCGTCCAGACAAATCCTCTACCGGATCTATCGACCGGGCACCTTTTTTGATTGGGGCGACGATCAAGGTAATGATACCGTAGACGGGGTCGGAACCGGTCAACCGATAGAGCTTCTGCCAAGAGGATTTATTGACAGAAAGCAGGTTGTAGAGCCTGGGGACTATTCTGATACAGTGGTTATGTCCCTCTATTTTTAG
- a CDS encoding Csu type fimbrial protein — protein sequence MLKISLCLTPLLLFATQSHSQIVNGNLEIKATVVSGCDFESGGGDALLDFGLLTHFEEAHRAVTAPGSGIRLICTSGQEYSVGLDGGLDPYLIQRRMTSASSTSKIFYYLYQPDGTSYWGNDRGSNTVDGVGTGEAVEYAVNGFIAPYQWQDGPIASGNYSDTVTISIYF from the coding sequence ATGTTGAAAATTTCGCTGTGCTTGACTCCGTTGTTACTTTTCGCAACCCAATCGCACTCGCAAATAGTAAACGGGAACCTTGAAATAAAGGCGACTGTGGTATCCGGTTGTGATTTCGAATCTGGAGGCGGAGATGCTCTCCTTGATTTCGGTTTGCTAACGCATTTTGAGGAGGCCCATCGAGCCGTCACGGCGCCAGGGTCTGGAATCAGGCTGATATGCACCAGCGGGCAAGAATACAGTGTCGGGCTCGATGGTGGTTTGGATCCGTACCTTATACAACGGCGGATGACCTCAGCATCTTCGACATCAAAAATCTTTTATTATTTGTATCAACCGGATGGCACATCATATTGGGGAAATGACCGCGGGTCCAATACTGTCGACGGTGTTGGGACAGGTGAGGCCGTTGAATATGCAGTGAATGGTTTTATAGCGCCATATCAGTGGCAAGATGGTCCAATAGCTTCAGGAAACTATTCAGACACTGTTACGATTTCAATATACTTTTAA